The nucleotide window TCCAGACCCGTCAAAAATACGTGATGAAGATATCATTGGTGTCACAGTACTGCTGTTGACATGTTCATATATGGGGCAGGAGTTTGTTAGGGTGGGATACTATGTGAACAATGATTATGATGATGAACAACTGAGAGAGGAACCTCCCCCTAAGTTGCTGATTGATAGGGTCCAGAGAAACATTTTAGCTGACAAGCCCCGAGTCACAAAATTCCCAATAAATTTTCATCCTGAGAACAATGAACACGAGGAGCCACCCCCTTCTTCACTTGATGACGCAACAGAACCAAAGCAACCCCTATCTTCGCCTGATTTAGCAACTGAGTCGAACATCACTGCAGAAGAACCATCCCTTCCACCTGTATCATCTGTCGGAAGTGCGGAAAATTAAGTGGTTTTTTATCAAATCTTCAAATTTCTTCCTGGCAGGGTGATCTTTTTTGGTGACATAGCTATATTAAATTTCAAACATTCCCATTTTGGAAAACATTTTAACATTAATCTAGAGTGTTTCATCGGAATGTTATGTGCCATCATTTTCTTGTTAGGTTGATGAGATGTGCCATGGGATTGCCTCAAAGTTGAAGCATTCTGGGTTCATTCTTCAGATTCTTAGTGCACTTCTATCTGATAGAAATGATGTAATCAAGTATTGGGTAGCCTAGACTGAGCACTAATGAATGAAATAGAATGGAATGCACTTGGTAGCAGTCCTTGAAGTATAAGTCAAATGTTCTAATTATTATCATTTATCTAATAGGACtaatattaattgcatgctttAGAACAATCATGGAATAGAATGGGACTAGAAATTTCTTCAATTACACATCAATATTGTTGACTTCAGATTTCCTGGTACGTATCAATTTATTCTCTCCCATTTGAATGAAGTTTCTTCTATTTCATCCGAGTTGTGTTCATATGTCTCATAAACTAAG belongs to Rosa chinensis cultivar Old Blush chromosome 4, RchiOBHm-V2, whole genome shotgun sequence and includes:
- the LOC112198577 gene encoding probable histone chaperone ASF1A, whose protein sequence is MSAVNITNVAVLDNPSAFLNPFQFEISYECLASLKDDLEWKLIYVGSAEDETYDQLLESVLVGPVNVGNYRFVFQADPPDPSKIRDEDIIGVTVLLLTCSYMGQEFVRVGYYVNNDYDDEQLREEPPPKLLIDRVQRNILADKPRVTKFPINFHPENNEHEEPPPSSLDDATEPKQPLSSPDLATESNITAEEPSLPPVSSVGSAEN